From Pagrus major chromosome 2, Pma_NU_1.0, one genomic window encodes:
- the spint2 gene encoding kunitz-type protease inhibitor 2: MKMKRVRSSLVALCFLVCSGLALDCELDQVSDHGLNMIFLESGRLTEKNVSDPQGCKAACCDQPDCDLALVGHPADGVPQCFLVDCRHRNVCVLQENNQFSVYRKKGNGEAGGEVTEGGETVHIAPLLELKEEPKDEESNNIHCRLPPKVGSCRAAFPRFFYNVTNQSCQKFVFGGCDGNKNNFDSQDKCETVCSGVSGPVLPVDSTPAPRLPVKAARMVPAFSSDVSQDVEAPVDSEPAATEIVQVQEKEMSAEDFAEHCGAEPEVGPCRASFQRWYHDRKTGSCQSFIYGGCNGNKNNYDSKKSCMSACTVSVLPSSKKSVADVEDSPENKGHCVGTPDPGPCRAAFTMFYYDANTSTCQSFIYGGCRGNNNRYSSVEECVARCGPPTGCIDLRFERPEGLFLFVALGTVSALMLLALIIIVLRRRSRSRRPSSISDKEELLPDQDEQSSVESLSVPDSPKPDKA; encoded by the exons ATGAAGATGAAGCGGGTGCGGTCCAGTCTGGTGGCGCTCTGTTTCCTGGTCTGTTCTGGTCTGGCTCTGGACTGTGAGCTGGACCAGGTCTCGGATCATGGTCTGAACATGATCTTCCTTGAGTCCGGACGGCTCACGGAGAAGAATGTGTCGGACCCGCAGGGCTGCAAGGCGGCGTGCTGCGACCAGCCGGACTGCGACTTGGCCCTGGTGGGTCACCCGGCGGACGGAGTGCCGCAGTGCTTCCTGGTGGACTGTCGGCACCGGAACGTCTGCGTCCTCCAGGAAAACAACCAGTTCAGTGTTTACCGCAAGAAGGGGAACGGAGAGGCCGGCGGAGAGGTGACAGAAGGCGGGGAGACAGTCCACATCGCCCCGCTGCTGGAGCTGAAGGAGGAACCGAAGGACGAGGAGAGCAACAACA ttCACTGTCGTCTGCCGCCGAAGGTCGGCTCATGTCGGGCGGCCTTTCCCAGGTTTTTCTACAatgtgaccaatcagagctgccAGAAGTTCGTCTTCGGTGGCTGTGACGGCAACAAGAACAATTTTGACTCTCAGGACAAGTGCGAGACTGTCTGCAGCGGCGTctcag gtccAGTTCTTCCTGTTGACTCGACTCCTGCTCCTAGACTTCCTGTCAAAGCTGCTCGAATGGTTCCTGCCTTCAGTTCAG atGTGTCTCAGGATGTTGAGGCTCCAGTTGACTCTGAACCTGCTGCTACAGAGATTGTTCAAGTTCAGGAGaaag AAATGTCAGCTGAAGACTTTGCTG AGCATTGTGGGGCGGAGCCTGAGGTGGGTCCCTGCAGAGCATCCTTTCAGCGCTGGTACCACGACAGAAAGACAGGTAGCTGTCAATCATTCATCTACGGAGGCTGCAACGGAAACAAGAACAACTACGACAGCAAGAAGAGCTGCATGTCTGCATGTACAG tcTCTGTGCTTCCCTCCTCTAAGAAATCTGTTGCTGATGTTGAAGATTCTCCAGAAAACAAAG gCCACTGTGTGGGGACCCCTGACCCCGGGCCCTGTCGCGCTGCCTTCACCATGTTCTACTACGATGCGAacacctccacctgtcagtcGTTCATCTACGGAGGCTGTCGAGGCAACAACAACCGTTACAGCAGCGTGGAGGAGTGCGTGGCTCGCTGTGGACCTCCAACTG gttgCATTGATCTTCGATTTGAAAGACctgaag GTCTCTTCCTCTTCGTCGCCCTGGGGACCGTCTCTGCTCTGATGCTGCTGGCGCTCATCATCATTGTGCTGAGACGTCGCAGTCGGTCCCGCCGTCCGTCCTCCATCAG TGATAAAGAGGAGCTGCTTCCTGATCAAGACGAGCAGTCCTCTGTGGAGTCTCTGAGCGTCCCCGACAGCCCCAAACCAGACAAGGCCTGA
- the atg16l1 gene encoding autophagy-related protein 16-1 isoform X2 has protein sequence MAERRVECTWKRHVSEQLKLRDRVQRQAFEEIVHQYNRLLEKSDLQAVLSERYQTDKYEVQRGHEASPAADSSRSDALQQEMAQMRIKHQEELTELHKKRGELAQSVIELNNQIQQKDKEIQSNEAKMLEYQQQIASLEGDCRDLRSYLQDLERANQTLKDEYDALQITFSALEEKLRKTTEDNQELVSRWMAEKAQEANKLNAENEKDSRRRQAKLQKELADAAKEPLPVDPDDDIEVLTEDGGKGGGETSPNRPLSRTPSKKISQPPPGGLLDSISNIFGRRTGNSFSTSPENTEAPSGVCAEVRVPSTALHVFEAHDGEVNAVRFSPGSRLLATGGMDRRVKLWEVVAGRCESKGALTGSNAGITSIDFDSAGSYLLAASNDFASRIWTVDDYRLRHTLTGHSGKVLSARFLLDNARIVSGSYDRTLKLWDLRSKVCMKTVFAGSSCNDIVCTEQCVMSGHFDKKVRFWDIRAESIVRELELLGRVTSLDLNHDRTELLTCSRDDLVKIIDLRSNAVRQTFSAQGFKCGADWTRVTFSPDGSYVAGGSADGALYVWNVLTGKVDRTLDRNHNSAINSVSWSPSGAYVASVEKGSKAILWSDM, from the exons ATGGCGGAGCGGCGGGTGGAGTGTACGTGGAAGAGACACGTCTCAGAGCAGCTGAAGCTCAGAGACCGAGTGCAGAGACAGGCCTTCGAGGAGATCGTCCACCAGT atAATCGTCTTCTTGAGAAGTCAGACCTGCAGGCGGTTCTGTCAGAGAGATACCAGACTGACAAGTATGAGGTCCAGAGAGGACATGAGGCCAG TCCGGCTGCGGACTCGAGTCGCAGTGACGCCCTGCAGCAGGAAATGGCTCAGATGAGAATCAAACACCAGGAGGAGCTGACGGAGCTGCACAAGAAACGAGGAGAG CTGGCTCAGAGTGTGATCGAACTGAACAACCAGATTcagcagaaagacaaagagatcCAGAGCAACGAGGCAAA gatGTTGGAGTACCAGCAGCAGATCGCCAGCCTGGAGGGAGACTGCCGGGACCTGAGGAGCTACCTGCAG GACCTGGAGAGGGCGAACCAGACCCTGAAGGACGAGTACGATGCCCTACAGATCACCTTCTCTGCTCTGGAGGAAAAACTGAGGAAGACCACCGAGGACAACCAGGAGCTGGTGTCCCGCTGGATGGCTGAGAAGGCTCAGGAGGCCAACAAGCTGAATGCTGAGAACGAGAAGGACAGCAG ACGCAGACAAGCCAAACTGCAGAAAGAACTGGCCGACGCTGCTAAAGAGCCGCTGCCTGTCGACCC AGACGACGACATCGAGGTCCTGACTGAAGACGGAGGGAAGGGCGGCGGAGAGACCTCCCCTAACAGACCACTCAGCAGAACGCCCAG tAAGAAAATCTCCCAGCCTCCTCCTGGTGGTCTGCTGGACTCCATCTCTAACATTTTTGG GCGTCGAACTGGCAACTCTTTCAGCACTTCACCTGAGAACACTGAGGCTCcgtcaggtgtgtgtgcagaggttcGAGTCCCGTCCACAGCGCTGCACGTCTTT gaagcCCACGACGGTGAGGTGAACGCAGTGAGGTTCAGCCCTGGCTCTCGTCTCCTAGCAACAGGAGGAATGGACCGCAGGGTGAAGCTGTGGGAGGTCGTCGCGG GTCGCTGTGAGTCTAAAGGAGCGCTGACGGGCAGTAACGCTGGAATCACCAGCATTGACTTTGACAGCgct GGCTCGTACCTGCTGGCTGCCTCCAATGACTTTGCCAGTCGGATCTGGACTGTGGACGACTACAGACTGAGA caCACCTTGACAGGTCACAGTGGGAAGGTGCTGTCAGCTCGCTTCCTATTGGACAACGCTCGGATTGTCTCTGGGAGCTACGACCGGACGCTAAAACTGTGGGACCTCCGCAGCAAAGTCT GTATGAAGACGGTGTTTGCTGGCTCCAGCTGTAACGACATTGTGTGCACGGAGCAGTGTGTGATGAGCGGACACTTTGATAAGAAGGTTCGGTTCTGGGACATCAG agcggAGAGTATAGTCCgggagctggagctgctgggCAGAGTGACGTCTCTGGACCTGAACCACGACCGCACAGAGCTGCTCACCTGCTCCAGAGATGACCTGGTGAAGATCATCGACCTGCGCAGCAACGCTGTCAGACAGACGTTCAG TGCCCAGGGCTTCAAGTGTGGCGCTGATTGGACCAGAGTGACCTTCAG tCCTGACGGCAGCTATGTGGCTGGAGGATCAGCTGATGGAGCTTTGTACGTCTGGAACGTCCTGACAGGGAAAGTGGACCGGACTCTGGACCGGAACCACAA TTCTGCCATCAACTCGGTGTCCTGGTCACCTTCAGGAGCGTACGTCGCCAGTGTGGAGAAAGGCAGCAAGGCCATCCTGTGGTCtgacatgtga
- the atg16l1 gene encoding autophagy-related protein 16-1 isoform X1, which translates to MAERRVECTWKRHVSEQLKLRDRVQRQAFEEIVHQYNRLLEKSDLQAVLSERYQTDKYEVQRGHEASPAADSSRSDALQQEMAQMRIKHQEELTELHKKRGELAQSVIELNNQIQQKDKEIQSNEAKMLEYQQQIASLEGDCRDLRSYLQDLERANQTLKDEYDALQITFSALEEKLRKTTEDNQELVSRWMAEKAQEANKLNAENEKDSRRRQAKLQKELADAAKEPLPVDPDDDIEVLTEDGGKGGGETSPNRPLSRTPSKKISQPPPGGLLDSISNIFGRRRTGNSFSTSPENTEAPSGVCAEVRVPSTALHVFEAHDGEVNAVRFSPGSRLLATGGMDRRVKLWEVVAGRCESKGALTGSNAGITSIDFDSAGSYLLAASNDFASRIWTVDDYRLRHTLTGHSGKVLSARFLLDNARIVSGSYDRTLKLWDLRSKVCMKTVFAGSSCNDIVCTEQCVMSGHFDKKVRFWDIRAESIVRELELLGRVTSLDLNHDRTELLTCSRDDLVKIIDLRSNAVRQTFSAQGFKCGADWTRVTFSPDGSYVAGGSADGALYVWNVLTGKVDRTLDRNHNSAINSVSWSPSGAYVASVEKGSKAILWSDM; encoded by the exons ATGGCGGAGCGGCGGGTGGAGTGTACGTGGAAGAGACACGTCTCAGAGCAGCTGAAGCTCAGAGACCGAGTGCAGAGACAGGCCTTCGAGGAGATCGTCCACCAGT atAATCGTCTTCTTGAGAAGTCAGACCTGCAGGCGGTTCTGTCAGAGAGATACCAGACTGACAAGTATGAGGTCCAGAGAGGACATGAGGCCAG TCCGGCTGCGGACTCGAGTCGCAGTGACGCCCTGCAGCAGGAAATGGCTCAGATGAGAATCAAACACCAGGAGGAGCTGACGGAGCTGCACAAGAAACGAGGAGAG CTGGCTCAGAGTGTGATCGAACTGAACAACCAGATTcagcagaaagacaaagagatcCAGAGCAACGAGGCAAA gatGTTGGAGTACCAGCAGCAGATCGCCAGCCTGGAGGGAGACTGCCGGGACCTGAGGAGCTACCTGCAG GACCTGGAGAGGGCGAACCAGACCCTGAAGGACGAGTACGATGCCCTACAGATCACCTTCTCTGCTCTGGAGGAAAAACTGAGGAAGACCACCGAGGACAACCAGGAGCTGGTGTCCCGCTGGATGGCTGAGAAGGCTCAGGAGGCCAACAAGCTGAATGCTGAGAACGAGAAGGACAGCAG ACGCAGACAAGCCAAACTGCAGAAAGAACTGGCCGACGCTGCTAAAGAGCCGCTGCCTGTCGACCC AGACGACGACATCGAGGTCCTGACTGAAGACGGAGGGAAGGGCGGCGGAGAGACCTCCCCTAACAGACCACTCAGCAGAACGCCCAG tAAGAAAATCTCCCAGCCTCCTCCTGGTGGTCTGCTGGACTCCATCTCTAACATTTTTGG CAGGCGTCGAACTGGCAACTCTTTCAGCACTTCACCTGAGAACACTGAGGCTCcgtcaggtgtgtgtgcagaggttcGAGTCCCGTCCACAGCGCTGCACGTCTTT gaagcCCACGACGGTGAGGTGAACGCAGTGAGGTTCAGCCCTGGCTCTCGTCTCCTAGCAACAGGAGGAATGGACCGCAGGGTGAAGCTGTGGGAGGTCGTCGCGG GTCGCTGTGAGTCTAAAGGAGCGCTGACGGGCAGTAACGCTGGAATCACCAGCATTGACTTTGACAGCgct GGCTCGTACCTGCTGGCTGCCTCCAATGACTTTGCCAGTCGGATCTGGACTGTGGACGACTACAGACTGAGA caCACCTTGACAGGTCACAGTGGGAAGGTGCTGTCAGCTCGCTTCCTATTGGACAACGCTCGGATTGTCTCTGGGAGCTACGACCGGACGCTAAAACTGTGGGACCTCCGCAGCAAAGTCT GTATGAAGACGGTGTTTGCTGGCTCCAGCTGTAACGACATTGTGTGCACGGAGCAGTGTGTGATGAGCGGACACTTTGATAAGAAGGTTCGGTTCTGGGACATCAG agcggAGAGTATAGTCCgggagctggagctgctgggCAGAGTGACGTCTCTGGACCTGAACCACGACCGCACAGAGCTGCTCACCTGCTCCAGAGATGACCTGGTGAAGATCATCGACCTGCGCAGCAACGCTGTCAGACAGACGTTCAG TGCCCAGGGCTTCAAGTGTGGCGCTGATTGGACCAGAGTGACCTTCAG tCCTGACGGCAGCTATGTGGCTGGAGGATCAGCTGATGGAGCTTTGTACGTCTGGAACGTCCTGACAGGGAAAGTGGACCGGACTCTGGACCGGAACCACAA TTCTGCCATCAACTCGGTGTCCTGGTCACCTTCAGGAGCGTACGTCGCCAGTGTGGAGAAAGGCAGCAAGGCCATCCTGTGGTCtgacatgtga